In Candidatus Zixiibacteriota bacterium, one genomic interval encodes:
- a CDS encoding class I SAM-dependent methyltransferase has translation MKRRRTDTVNERDDIAQVNKALWKSWAGDNDQYTTPWLDLKRDLLEDFVEGRIEVLPRPYMYVYPRRVLEAVAGKKVLCLATGGGQQSAVFGLLGADVTILDLTDEQLAADREAASHHGYHATTIQGDMRDLSAFEDVSFDLVYQAISIVFVPDVREVYREVSRVLKPGGCYRVGHCLAATQVVDDTTVCDDGYVVKGIYFGGEMVEADGREFRHHLSDVFNGLCELGFRIDGVWEDPRHHYHLSNPEPGTEEHMVKHVQKYFAIMAQKE, from the coding sequence ATGAAACGCCGAAGGACTGACACCGTGAACGAGCGCGATGACATAGCCCAGGTTAACAAGGCGTTGTGGAAGAGTTGGGCCGGCGACAACGACCAATACACAACTCCCTGGCTGGACCTGAAAAGGGACCTGCTGGAGGACTTCGTTGAAGGGCGTATCGAAGTACTGCCAAGGCCGTACATGTATGTGTATCCACGCCGAGTGTTGGAAGCGGTTGCAGGGAAGAAAGTTCTTTGTCTGGCTACCGGTGGCGGTCAGCAGTCGGCTGTGTTCGGATTGCTGGGTGCCGATGTGACAATACTTGATTTGACCGATGAGCAGTTGGCCGCCGATCGGGAAGCGGCTTCCCATCACGGCTACCATGCCACGACAATCCAGGGGGACATGCGTGATTTGTCAGCGTTCGAGGACGTTTCATTCGACCTGGTCTATCAAGCGATCTCAATCGTATTCGTGCCTGATGTTCGCGAAGTCTACCGTGAGGTTAGTCGCGTTCTGAAACCGGGCGGTTGCTATCGAGTCGGCCATTGCCTGGCAGCAACGCAGGTTGTGGATGATACAACTGTGTGCGATGACGGTTACGTTGTCAAGGGCATCTATTTCGGTGGCGAGATGGTGGAGGCTGATGGAAGAGAGTTCCGCCATCACCTATCCGATGTGTTCAACGGTCTTTGTGAACTTGGATTCAGAATTGACGGTGTCTGGGAGGACCCGCGACACCATTATCATCTGTCAAACCCGGAACCGGGGACCGAGGAGCACATGGTAAAGCATGTTCAGAAGTACTTTGCGATTATGGCACAGAAGGAATAG
- a CDS encoding 2'-5' RNA ligase family protein: protein MHGLVTLLPDPFYEQVEAIWDRLEQRCGLNGIRVTPYPHFSWNIAEHYDFERLEDLVRQLSTDIAPFPASTAGLGLFTGENPVVYMVVVRNEALSGLHKQLWQTVAGACDDLSLLYAPEVWVPHISLAYEDVDRENLRQAMSELAFETYNWRFVVDHIAFIRESEGQVGELKWKIPLGR from the coding sequence ATGCACGGACTGGTCACATTGTTGCCGGATCCATTCTACGAACAGGTCGAAGCGATCTGGGATCGCCTTGAACAACGGTGCGGACTGAACGGGATTCGAGTTACGCCGTACCCGCACTTTTCCTGGAATATTGCCGAACATTATGACTTCGAGCGGTTGGAAGATTTGGTCCGGCAGCTATCCACGGATATAGCTCCCTTTCCAGCAAGCACAGCCGGGCTGGGGCTGTTCACCGGCGAGAATCCGGTGGTGTACATGGTGGTTGTCCGAAATGAGGCTCTATCCGGTCTGCATAAACAGCTTTGGCAAACGGTCGCAGGGGCATGCGATGACCTAAGCCTGTTGTACGCTCCCGAAGTATGGGTGCCCCACATTAGTCTTGCCTACGAGGATGTAGACAGAGAGAATCTTCGGCAGGCTATGAGCGAACTGGCTTTTGAGACCTACAACTGGAGGTTTGTCGTTGACCACATAGCGTTTATTCGTGAGAGTGAGGGACAGGTAGGTGAACTTAAATGGAAGATACCTCTGGGTCGATGA
- a CDS encoding ribose-phosphate pyrophosphokinase gives MNGDNMMIFAGSGSRKLTRAICTWLGVPMGNGEAIQFSEGNTFVRILENVRGRDVFIVQSTVFPANDNLVELLFWIDAFKRASAESVTAVIPYFSYGKGDKKDEPRVSIRARVVADAIEAAGVDRVVTMDLHAPQIQGFFRVPVDNLYALPALCDRVEKLGLDNLVVVSPDSGFVKQARKYARHLGVSLTIADKERTAHDETAAVMAVIGDVRDKTALIVDDFTISGGTLTAVAEQLIKHGARGVYAMVAHGVLGAGSIERIHESPITKLLITDSIENQPVTFSDKIETVSVAPLFGDAMKRIYNRESVSEMFG, from the coding sequence ATGAATGGTGATAACATGATGATCTTTGCGGGCAGCGGCAGTCGTAAGCTCACCAGGGCGATCTGCACCTGGCTCGGCGTGCCGATGGGGAATGGTGAAGCGATTCAGTTCTCCGAAGGTAACACTTTTGTGCGCATACTTGAAAACGTGCGCGGACGAGATGTCTTCATCGTACAGTCAACGGTTTTCCCGGCCAATGATAACCTGGTTGAACTGCTGTTCTGGATAGATGCCTTCAAACGGGCCAGTGCCGAGTCGGTGACGGCGGTGATACCGTATTTCAGCTACGGCAAAGGTGACAAAAAAGACGAGCCGCGCGTTTCGATCCGAGCGCGCGTCGTGGCCGATGCAATCGAAGCGGCCGGCGTCGATCGGGTTGTGACGATGGACCTGCACGCCCCGCAGATTCAAGGGTTCTTTCGTGTCCCTGTCGACAATCTGTACGCGCTACCGGCGCTGTGTGACCGCGTGGAAAAACTCGGGCTGGACAATTTGGTGGTTGTCTCTCCGGACTCAGGTTTCGTTAAGCAGGCGCGCAAGTACGCCCGGCATCTCGGGGTCTCGTTGACCATCGCCGACAAAGAACGGACCGCCCACGATGAGACGGCCGCGGTGATGGCGGTCATCGGCGATGTCCGGGACAAGACCGCCTTGATCGTGGATGACTTCACTATATCCGGCGGCACATTGACGGCTGTGGCGGAGCAGCTTATCAAGCATGGCGCGCGCGGCGTGTATGCGATGGTGGCTCATGGTGTACTGGGGGCTGGGTCCATCGAGCGAATTCACGAAAGCCCCATCACCAAGCTATTGATTACTGATAGTATTGAGAATCAGCCGGTGACCTTTTCAGACAAAATTGAGACGGTGTCGGTGGCGCCGCTATTCGGTGATGCTATGAAACGTATTTACAACCGCGAAAGTGTCAGCGAGATGTTCGGATGA
- a CDS encoding HAD family hydrolase produces MKTKAVIFDLDDTLIPSVRDVLRALSATLTPVAERYDKAPDELVVTMRSTAREIWRASDLHPYCERVGIASYEGLWATPVANSDEARQLSEWLPEYRLHAWRSALKRQGIEEEGLAEHLAATFPTERRRRAGPFPEIETVLNHLKESYRLALLTNGEVGLQNEKLDLSGLRHHFEVVTVSGEIGIGKPDRQVFDLTLKRLGLTVDAAVMVGDNLRTDISGALGIGMFSAWINRDGRTGDDTIRPDAELADLTELAGAIPNI; encoded by the coding sequence GTGAAAACCAAAGCTGTGATTTTCGATCTGGACGACACGCTGATTCCCAGTGTGCGAGATGTCCTCAGAGCACTAAGCGCAACGCTGACGCCGGTGGCTGAGCGCTATGACAAAGCGCCGGATGAACTGGTGGTGACCATGCGAAGTACGGCTCGCGAAATATGGCGCGCATCGGACCTACACCCATACTGCGAACGGGTAGGCATAGCCTCGTATGAAGGACTATGGGCCACGCCTGTGGCAAACAGTGATGAAGCTCGACAGCTAAGCGAATGGTTGCCTGAGTATCGCCTTCATGCCTGGCGTTCGGCGCTGAAACGACAGGGGATCGAAGAAGAAGGTCTTGCCGAACATCTGGCGGCGACCTTTCCAACCGAACGAAGAAGGCGAGCCGGTCCATTTCCGGAGATTGAAACTGTTCTGAATCACCTCAAGGAATCGTACCGCCTGGCTCTACTTACCAACGGCGAAGTCGGTCTTCAAAACGAGAAGCTGGACCTGTCCGGATTGCGACACCACTTCGAAGTGGTTACAGTATCAGGTGAAATCGGCATCGGCAAACCTGATCGACAAGTATTCGACCTGACGTTGAAACGATTGGGTCTGACGGTCGATGCTGCGGTCATGGTCGGTGACAATCTCAGAACGGATATCTCAGGGGCGTTGGGAATCGGGATGTTCTCAGCGTGGATCAACCGCGACGGCAGGACAGGCGATGACACCATCCGACCGGACGCAGAGCTGGCCGACCTCACCGAACTTGCCGGTGCCATTCCCAACATTTGA